AGATGCGCCTGAGCAGGCGCTGGGCGATGACCGTGTTGAGGCTGGCGGCCAGCATGAACGGCTCCACGCCCATGTTGACCAGACGGTTGATGGTGCTGACGGCGTCGTTGGTGTGGACGGTGGAGAAGACCAGGTGGCCGGTCAAGGCGGCCTGGATGCAGATGTTGGCCGTCTCGATGTCGCGGACCTCGCCGACCAGAATAACGTTGGGGTCCTGGCGCAGGAAACCCCGCAGCGCCCGGGCGAAGCTCAACCCTATCTCCGCGTTGGCGTTGACCTGGTTCACCCCGTCCAGCTCGTACTCGACCGGGTCCTCCACGGTCATGATGTTGCGGGAGGGGTCGTTCAAAACCTTGACGGCGGCGTAGAGGGTGGTGGTCTTGCCGGAGCCGGTGGGGCCGGTGACGAGGATGACGCCGTTCTGCACGCCGATGGCATGCTCGAAAACGACCAGCTGCTCCTTGGTGAAGCCCAGCTCCTCCAGGGGGATGTTTATGGTGGACTTGCGCAAGAGACGCAGGGCCACCTTCTCGCCGGTGATGGTGGGGGCGGTGGAGACGCGGATGTCTATCGGCTCGTCCCGGGCGTCGAAGCGGATGGCCCCGTCCTGGGGCATGCGCCGCTCGGCGATGTCCAGGTTGGCCATGATTTTCAGGCGGCTGACGATGGCGTCGCGGTACTTGGCCTCGGGGGAGAGGACCTCGTGGAGGATGCCGTCCACGCGGTAGCGGATACGGAAGCGGTCGGCGTAGCTCTCCAGGTGGATGTCCGAGGACTTGTGGGCGAGGGCGTCGGCGATGAGGTCGTTGACGAAGTTGACGATGGGCGCCTCGTCGGTGGAGGTGGGCGCGGCGACGGTCGTCTTCGGCGGTTCGGGGGCCTCGACGATTGGCTCCTCCTTCTCGGGGGCGGGCCTGGGTTTCGCCTTTTTCTTCTTCGGCGGCTCGAGGCCGTAGAAACGCTCGATGGCGGCCAGCAACTGCTCCCGCGACGCCAACACGGGCTGGACGTCGTAGTCGGTGGCGAAACGGGCGGCGTCAATGGCCACCATGTCCCCCGGGTCCACCATGGCCAGCGCCAGGCGGTTCCCCCGGCGTTGGAGGGGGAGGATGGTGTGCTGTCGGGCGATTTCGGCGGGGACCTTCTTCAGGAGCCCCGCCTCGATCTCGACGTCGGTCAAGTCCACGTAGGGCAGGCCGAGGTGGCGCGATACGGCCGCCGCCAGCTCGCGGTCGTCCATCAGTCCGCTTTCCAGTGCCGCGGCGATGAAGCTGACGCCCTCCCGGGTCTGAATCACGACGATCTGCTCCAGGTCCTGTTGGGAGAGCGCGCCGGACTCGACCAGGGTCTGTTCCAGGCTGCGGATGGTTCACCCCCGTTCACGTGGGCTTTCAGCCCCTACACGTGGGTTCGCAGGATGTCGTACACCTCGTGGGCGTTCTCGGCGCCCTTGAGCCACTCACGGAGCGCCGGGGCGTGGAGGAGCCGCGAGATTTCGCCGAGGAGGATGACCACCTCGGCGGGGTTCCCCGCAGAACCGGCGATGGCGAAGACGAGTCTCACCGGCTGTTCGTCCATGCTCTGCCAGTCCACGTTCACCGAGGTGACGCCGACGGCCAGCCGCGATTTTGCGAGTTCTCCCAGCCGGCAGTGGGGGAGGGCGACCCCGTGGCCGATTCCGGTGCTTATCAACTCCTCGCGGGCTCCGATGGCCTCCGCTATGGTCGCGGCGTCGTGGAGCTCGTCCCGGAGGAGCTCCGCCATCTCGGCGATTATCCCCTCCTTCGTATCCGCCGCCAGGGGGACACGGATGCGCTCGAGGGTG
This sequence is a window from bacterium. Protein-coding genes within it:
- a CDS encoding ATPase, T2SS/T4P/T4SS family, with product MIQTREGVSFIAAALESGLMDDRELAAAVSRHLGLPYVDLTDVEIEAGLLKKVPAEIARQHTILPLQRRGNRLALAMVDPGDMVAIDAARFATDYDVQPVLASREQLLAAIERFYGLEPPKKKKAKPRPAPEKEEPIVEAPEPPKTTVAAPTSTDEAPIVNFVNDLIADALAHKSSDIHLESYADRFRIRYRVDGILHEVLSPEAKYRDAIVSRLKIMANLDIAERRMPQDGAIRFDARDEPIDIRVSTAPTITGEKVALRLLRKSTINIPLEELGFTKEQLVVFEHAIGVQNGVILVTGPTGSGKTTTLYAAVKVLNDPSRNIMTVEDPVEYELDGVNQVNANAEIGLSFARALRGFLRQDPNVILVGEVRDIETANICIQAALTGHLVFSTVHTNDAVSTINRLVNMGVEPFMLAASLNTVIAQRLLRRICPNCKEPITYPPELLAKFGLKPSEMEGVASFVGSGCENCLGLGYAGQVGIFEILMIDDALRTMIGEQAGERAMREYAVEQGMQTLRHSAVQKFKRGLTTLEEIERVLGG
- a CDS encoding PTS sugar transporter subunit IIA, which codes for MSELLLNYLTLERIRVPLAADTKEGIIAEMAELLRDELHDAATIAEAIGAREELISTGIGHGVALPHCRLGELAKSRLAVGVTSVNVDWQSMDEQPVRLVFAIAGSAGNPAEVVILLGEISRLLHAPALREWLKGAENAHEVYDILRTHV